A part of Myxococcus landrumus genomic DNA contains:
- a CDS encoding metallophosphoesterase produces MPSRFLSFSMLIGLGAVLGHLYLYRRLVRELVHGKVARLLAIVFLVAMGLLMAMRRTLLGVLPEETDRLFKVATYSWMGVALCLVIVLGLTDLSRGVLAVARRVRQRRASESPAPAQPVSTPPVDEERRKFLGRAVAGGALLAGGGLATYGHWRAFVAPPMVTELAIKIPKLPRALDGFTIVQLTDVHVGPFIRRRFMDELVRHANALKPDLVAITGDLVDGDVPVLGDAVAALRNLRSRYGSYFVTGNHEYYAGDVVWVEFLQSLDIQTLRNRHVRIGDAGASLDLVGVDDWSGWRRTAQKGYDLDQALAGRDADRAAVLLAHQPANFKQAAERGVDLQISGHTHGGQLPPMTFFIDYAWEHAVGLYRHQDSHIYVSRGCGFWGPPMRVGSPPELVKLVLTA; encoded by the coding sequence ATGCCGTCCCGCTTCCTCTCCTTCTCCATGCTCATCGGGCTCGGCGCGGTGCTGGGCCACCTGTACCTCTATCGGCGGCTCGTGCGAGAGCTGGTGCATGGCAAGGTGGCGCGGCTGCTGGCCATCGTCTTCCTGGTGGCGATGGGGCTGTTGATGGCCATGCGGCGCACCCTCCTCGGGGTCCTGCCCGAAGAGACGGACCGGCTCTTCAAGGTGGCCACGTACTCATGGATGGGCGTGGCGCTCTGCCTCGTGATTGTCCTGGGCCTCACGGACCTCTCGCGAGGGGTCCTCGCGGTGGCTCGGCGGGTTCGGCAGCGCCGCGCGAGTGAATCCCCTGCCCCCGCCCAGCCCGTGTCCACACCTCCGGTGGACGAGGAGCGAAGGAAGTTCCTCGGACGCGCGGTGGCGGGCGGCGCACTGCTCGCGGGAGGGGGCCTGGCGACCTATGGCCACTGGAGGGCCTTCGTCGCGCCGCCGATGGTGACGGAGCTCGCCATCAAGATTCCCAAGCTCCCTCGCGCGCTGGATGGGTTCACCATCGTCCAGCTCACCGATGTCCACGTCGGCCCCTTCATCCGGCGCCGCTTCATGGACGAACTGGTCCGTCACGCCAATGCGCTCAAGCCCGACCTCGTCGCCATCACGGGCGACCTGGTGGACGGCGATGTTCCCGTCCTGGGCGACGCCGTCGCCGCGCTCCGAAACCTGCGCTCCCGCTACGGCAGCTACTTCGTCACCGGCAACCACGAGTACTACGCCGGTGACGTGGTCTGGGTGGAGTTCCTCCAGTCACTCGACATCCAGACGCTCCGCAATCGGCACGTCCGCATCGGTGATGCAGGTGCATCCCTGGACCTGGTCGGCGTGGATGATTGGAGTGGTTGGAGGAGGACCGCCCAGAAGGGCTATGACCTGGACCAGGCCCTCGCGGGGCGGGACGCAGACCGCGCGGCCGTGTTGCTCGCGCACCAGCCGGCGAACTTCAAGCAGGCCGCGGAACGCGGAGTGGACCTCCAGATTTCGGGCCACACCCACGGCGGACAGCTCCCGCCGATGACGTTCTTCATCGACTACGCGTGGGAGCACGCGGTGGGCCTCTACCGTCACCAGGACTCACACATCTACGTGAGCCGGGGCTGCGGCTTCTGGGGACCGCCCATGCGAGTGGGCAGCCCCCCGGAGCTGGTCAAGCTCGTGCTCACGGCCTGA
- a CDS encoding alkaline phosphatase D family protein, whose protein sequence is MTLLTRRTVLQGLALTAAGCASTRPMPAPRPGPSLPLGAQLGDVRTGAVTVWGKADRASRLVVEWSEDPRLAKGVHRVEGGLLTAATDFAGVVDLAGLPAGRELFVRVLADDGGSTGEEWRGRFLTAPETARDVCFAWSADVCGQGWGINPEWGGYRGFAALRALRPDFFLHVGDVIYADNPLLPEVVVPDGRVWRNIVTPAKAKVAETLEEMRGNFAYNFLDDSLRAFAREVPIAYQWDDHEVRNNWFHSRTVAEDPRYTQVPDDGVLAARARQAFFEYTPVGGAARAEGRIHRQLSQGPQLDVFIPDVRAFRGPNTVNRQEQQGPETAFLGRAQLEGLKQALASSKATWKVIATSMPLGLIVPAEKLGEGSWRMEAWANGPGAPLGRELELAELLSFLKERKVRNVVFLTADVHYPAMHQYHPDRARFRDFDPFWEFVAGPLNAGTFGAMPLDETFGPEVRWQKPATVMNAAPWEGQQYFGSVRIQGNSGVMTVAIHDLTGKALHQVELEPSR, encoded by the coding sequence ATGACCCTCCTGACCCGACGTACCGTGCTCCAGGGGCTCGCCCTCACCGCGGCGGGCTGTGCCTCGACACGTCCCATGCCCGCGCCGCGTCCCGGTCCGTCGTTGCCCCTGGGCGCCCAGCTTGGAGACGTGCGCACCGGCGCCGTCACCGTCTGGGGCAAGGCGGACCGCGCCTCGCGCCTCGTCGTGGAGTGGAGCGAGGACCCCCGGCTCGCGAAGGGCGTGCATCGCGTGGAGGGAGGCCTGCTCACGGCGGCGACGGACTTCGCGGGCGTGGTGGACCTCGCGGGCCTGCCGGCCGGGCGCGAGCTCTTCGTGCGAGTGCTCGCGGACGACGGGGGCTCGACAGGGGAGGAGTGGCGGGGGCGATTCCTCACGGCGCCGGAGACCGCGCGGGACGTGTGCTTCGCGTGGAGCGCGGACGTGTGCGGTCAGGGGTGGGGCATCAATCCGGAGTGGGGCGGCTACCGAGGCTTCGCGGCGCTGCGGGCGCTGCGTCCTGACTTCTTCCTCCATGTCGGCGACGTCATCTACGCGGACAACCCGCTGCTGCCGGAGGTCGTCGTCCCGGATGGTCGGGTGTGGCGCAACATCGTGACGCCCGCGAAGGCGAAGGTGGCGGAGACGCTGGAGGAGATGCGCGGGAACTTCGCCTACAACTTCCTCGACGACTCGTTGCGGGCTTTCGCGCGGGAAGTGCCCATCGCCTACCAGTGGGATGACCACGAGGTCCGCAACAACTGGTTCCACAGTCGCACCGTCGCGGAGGACCCTCGGTACACGCAGGTGCCGGACGACGGTGTCCTCGCGGCGAGAGCGAGGCAGGCCTTCTTCGAGTACACGCCGGTGGGGGGCGCCGCGCGCGCGGAGGGCCGCATCCATCGGCAGCTCTCTCAGGGCCCGCAGCTGGACGTGTTCATTCCCGACGTGCGGGCCTTCCGAGGGCCGAACACCGTCAACCGCCAGGAGCAGCAGGGGCCGGAGACGGCGTTCCTGGGGCGGGCGCAGCTGGAGGGCCTCAAACAGGCGCTGGCGTCGTCGAAGGCCACGTGGAAGGTGATTGCGACCAGCATGCCGCTGGGGCTCATCGTCCCCGCGGAGAAGTTGGGGGAAGGTTCCTGGCGGATGGAGGCCTGGGCCAACGGCCCGGGGGCACCGCTGGGGCGCGAGCTGGAGTTGGCGGAGCTGCTCTCGTTCCTGAAGGAGCGGAAGGTTCGCAACGTGGTGTTCCTCACGGCGGACGTCCACTATCCGGCCATGCACCAGTACCACCCGGACCGGGCGCGGTTCCGGGACTTCGACCCGTTCTGGGAGTTCGTCGCGGGGCCGCTCAACGCGGGGACGTTCGGGGCCATGCCGCTGGATGAAACCTTTGGTCCGGAGGTGCGGTGGCAGAAGCCGGCGACGGTGATGAACGCCGCGCCCTGGGAAGGACAGCAGTACTTCGGCAGCGTGCGCATCCAGGGGAACAGCGGCGTGATGACCGTCGCCATCCATGACCTCACGGGCAAGGCGCTGCACCAGGTGGAGCTGGAGCCCAGCCGGTGA
- a CDS encoding tetratricopeptide repeat protein, which produces MKRLARVGLVFGVLALGGTLVGCADKENEAAKQHRIKASNHMAKKEYKEAAEAYALSLQADPKQEKVWEKKAFAHIELGEIDKASEAVLKILEFKTTPAEKAEIYRTLASIYMKGGTLDDAEKYFNESLKLEPKDEASLGWIAEIYAQRGGARSMAAPIVKADLEKSLNYYDQVIAINPNSANTYLNKRVVMGRLMEYERQQMEMAKSEAVENAKDPKVVEEANARAAEHLKTMEAYNSQFAEMTKKFSEAQKATKAQAANQK; this is translated from the coding sequence ATGAAGCGACTGGCTCGAGTCGGTCTGGTCTTTGGAGTTCTGGCCCTGGGCGGCACCCTGGTGGGCTGTGCCGACAAGGAGAACGAGGCGGCCAAGCAGCACCGCATCAAGGCCTCCAACCACATGGCCAAGAAGGAGTACAAGGAGGCCGCCGAGGCCTACGCCCTGTCGCTCCAGGCCGACCCCAAGCAGGAGAAGGTCTGGGAGAAGAAGGCCTTCGCCCACATCGAGCTGGGTGAGATCGACAAGGCCTCCGAGGCCGTCCTGAAGATTCTCGAGTTCAAGACGACGCCGGCCGAGAAGGCGGAGATCTACCGGACGCTCGCCAGCATCTACATGAAGGGCGGCACGCTCGACGACGCCGAGAAGTACTTCAACGAGTCCCTCAAGCTGGAGCCGAAGGACGAGGCGTCGCTGGGTTGGATCGCGGAGATCTACGCGCAGCGCGGTGGCGCGCGCTCCATGGCGGCCCCCATCGTCAAGGCCGACCTGGAGAAGTCGCTGAACTATTACGACCAGGTCATCGCCATCAACCCGAACTCCGCCAACACGTACCTCAACAAGCGCGTCGTGATGGGCCGCCTGATGGAGTACGAGCGGCAGCAGATGGAGATGGCGAAGTCGGAGGCGGTGGAGAACGCGAAGGACCCCAAGGTCGTCGAGGAGGCCAACGCCCGCGCCGCCGAGCACCTCAAGACGATGGAGGCCTACAACTCGCAGTTCGCTGAAATGACGAAGAAGTTCAGCGAGGCGCAGAAGGCCACCAAGGCCCAGGCGGCCAACCAGAAGTAG
- a CDS encoding S-(hydroxymethyl)glutathione dehydrogenase/class III alcohol dehydrogenase, translated as MDVRAAVALEAGKPLSIETVHLEGPKAGEVLVELKATGLCHTDDFTLSGQDPEGLFPSILGHEGAGVVVDVGPGVTSVRKGDHVIPLYTPECRQCKSCLSRKTNLCTAIRATQGKGLMPDGTSRFRLGKQAVHHYMGTSTFAQYTVLPEIAVAKIREDAPFDKVCYIGCGVTTGIGAVVYTAKVEAGARVVVFGLGGIGLNVVQAARMVGADQIVGVDINPGRKAMAEKFGMTHFVNPKEVGDELVPYLVNLTNGGADYSFECIGNVNTMRQALECCHRGWGESVVIGVAGAGQEIKTRPFQLVTGRVWKGSAFGGARGRTDVPKIVDWYMDGKINVDDLITHTLKLEDINKGFELMHRGESIRSVVKYS; from the coding sequence ATGGACGTGCGCGCGGCGGTGGCGCTCGAGGCAGGCAAGCCGTTGAGCATCGAGACGGTTCACCTCGAGGGTCCGAAGGCGGGAGAGGTGCTCGTCGAGCTCAAGGCCACGGGCCTGTGCCACACCGATGACTTCACCCTCTCCGGGCAGGACCCCGAGGGACTCTTCCCTTCCATCCTGGGCCACGAGGGCGCGGGCGTGGTGGTGGACGTGGGGCCTGGCGTGACGTCGGTGCGCAAGGGCGACCACGTCATCCCGCTCTACACGCCCGAGTGCCGGCAATGTAAGTCGTGCCTCTCACGCAAGACGAACCTGTGTACGGCCATCCGCGCCACGCAGGGCAAGGGGTTGATGCCGGACGGCACCAGCCGCTTCCGTCTGGGGAAGCAGGCGGTGCACCACTACATGGGGACGTCCACCTTCGCGCAGTACACGGTGCTGCCGGAGATCGCCGTGGCGAAGATTCGCGAGGACGCCCCGTTCGACAAGGTCTGCTACATCGGCTGCGGCGTGACGACGGGCATTGGCGCGGTGGTGTACACGGCCAAGGTGGAGGCGGGAGCCCGCGTCGTGGTGTTCGGGCTGGGCGGCATCGGGCTCAACGTGGTGCAGGCGGCGCGGATGGTGGGCGCGGACCAGATTGTCGGCGTGGACATCAACCCCGGGCGCAAGGCCATGGCGGAGAAGTTCGGCATGACCCACTTCGTCAATCCGAAGGAGGTCGGAGACGAGCTGGTGCCCTACCTCGTCAACCTGACCAACGGTGGCGCGGACTACAGCTTCGAGTGCATCGGCAACGTGAACACCATGCGCCAGGCGCTGGAGTGCTGCCACCGGGGCTGGGGTGAGAGCGTCGTCATCGGCGTGGCGGGCGCGGGGCAGGAGATCAAGACGCGCCCGTTCCAGCTCGTCACGGGGCGCGTGTGGAAGGGCAGCGCGTTTGGTGGCGCGCGTGGCCGCACGGACGTGCCGAAGATTGTCGACTGGTACATGGACGGGAAGATCAACGTCGATGACCTCATCACGCACACCCTGAAGCTCGAGGACATCAACAAGGGCTTCGAGCTGATGCACCGGGGTGAGTCCATCCGCAGCGTGGTGAAGTACTCATGA
- the fghA gene encoding S-formylglutathione hydrolase, with protein MTVAPTLVSQHRCFDGTVGFYKHVSEACGGEMRFGVFVPPQARERKVPVLYYLAGLTCTEETFLMKGGAQRVAAELGVMLVAPDTSPRGAGYPGEDASWDFGVGAGFYLDATQAPWSARYRMGTYVTRELPALISEHFPAREDREGIFGHSMGGHGALVCALRNPGRYRSVSAFAPIAAPMRVPWGLKAFKGYLGEDTNAWRAYDATELIRAAKSPLPPLLVDQGTGDKFLQEQLKPELLREACAATGQPLTLRIHEGYDHGYYFISTFMEDHLRHHAAALNA; from the coding sequence ATGACGGTGGCCCCCACCTTGGTGAGCCAGCATCGGTGCTTCGACGGCACCGTGGGCTTCTACAAGCACGTGTCCGAGGCCTGTGGTGGCGAGATGCGCTTCGGCGTCTTCGTCCCGCCCCAGGCCCGGGAGCGCAAGGTGCCGGTGCTCTACTACCTCGCCGGGCTCACGTGCACGGAGGAGACGTTCCTCATGAAGGGGGGCGCGCAGCGCGTGGCCGCGGAGCTGGGTGTCATGCTGGTGGCTCCCGACACGAGCCCTCGCGGCGCGGGCTACCCCGGAGAGGATGCCTCCTGGGACTTCGGCGTCGGCGCGGGCTTCTACCTGGATGCCACCCAGGCGCCGTGGTCCGCGCGGTACCGGATGGGCACCTATGTCACTCGGGAGCTGCCGGCGTTGATCTCCGAGCACTTCCCTGCCCGGGAGGACCGTGAGGGCATCTTCGGCCACTCGATGGGTGGGCACGGCGCGCTGGTGTGCGCGCTGCGGAATCCGGGGCGCTATCGCTCCGTGTCGGCCTTCGCGCCCATCGCCGCGCCCATGCGCGTGCCGTGGGGACTCAAGGCCTTCAAGGGCTATCTGGGCGAGGACACCAACGCCTGGCGCGCCTACGACGCCACGGAGCTGATTCGGGCGGCGAAGTCCCCTCTCCCGCCGCTGCTCGTGGACCAGGGGACGGGCGACAAGTTCCTCCAAGAGCAGCTCAAGCCCGAGCTGCTGCGCGAGGCCTGTGCGGCCACGGGACAGCCGCTCACGCTGCGGATCCATGAAGGGTACGACCACGGCTACTACTTCATCTCCACGTTCATGGAGGACCACTTGCGGCACCATGCCGCGGCGCTGAACGCATAG
- a CDS encoding head GIN domain-containing protein, with amino-acid sequence MRIGAQVGLVLLAASVAGCQGPHVSGSGRQIEEERTTPVFTRLEIEDGIGAYIEVDPDKPHSVRLVGDDNLVALMRTEHSGSRLKVHFPDHEIDSWDSPNALRVDIVVPSLEALGRSGGGALVDVSGTVDAEVFELSASGGGQIRLRGLRSDALEMSLSGSSNVILEGVATRLNASLSGASRVTGRELSTRDATLSTSGGGHVVLQVSQTLRVSASGGGRLQIIGHPEVLERDLSGGSTLTFE; translated from the coding sequence GTGAGAATCGGAGCCCAGGTCGGACTCGTGTTGCTGGCCGCATCCGTGGCGGGATGCCAAGGCCCGCATGTCAGCGGCAGTGGTCGGCAGATTGAAGAGGAGCGGACGACGCCCGTCTTCACCCGGCTCGAAATCGAGGACGGAATCGGCGCCTACATCGAGGTGGACCCGGACAAGCCCCACTCCGTTCGCCTCGTGGGTGATGACAACCTCGTGGCGCTGATGCGCACGGAGCACTCGGGCTCGCGGCTCAAGGTCCACTTCCCCGACCACGAGATTGACAGCTGGGATTCGCCGAATGCGCTCCGCGTGGACATCGTGGTGCCGAGCCTGGAGGCCCTCGGGCGCTCGGGCGGCGGCGCGCTCGTGGACGTCAGCGGCACGGTGGATGCGGAGGTCTTCGAGCTGTCCGCGAGTGGCGGCGGGCAGATCCGCCTGCGAGGGCTGAGGTCGGACGCGCTGGAGATGTCACTCAGCGGAAGCTCCAACGTCATCCTGGAGGGGGTGGCGACGCGGTTGAACGCCTCGCTCTCGGGGGCGAGCCGGGTGACGGGGCGTGAGCTGTCCACTCGGGATGCGACGTTGAGCACGAGCGGCGGCGGGCATGTGGTGCTTCAGGTGTCGCAGACCCTTCGGGTCAGTGCCTCGGGGGGCGGCCGGTTGCAGATCATCGGGCACCCCGAGGTCCTCGAAAGGGACCTCTCGGGCGGCTCCACGCTCACCTTCGAGTAA
- a CDS encoding aquaporin, translating to MLSAHPSTTPVEAGGLNRPRRLAVEALGCGLLVVALEGAHHGAEHLGVSATDGRLFMSLAAGVVLACLTLVLQPLSGAHFNPALTFADALEGGTPWRDVPRYVLAQLGGGLAGRWVAHLMCGEPLLIATRTPSASSAQFISELVATFGLLVVVRGCVRVRPSATHLVVAGYVAATVWFTDSRSLANPALILARAVSTRTSALHPLDVESFVAAQILGAALAMCLFRWLMTPSTQEATHRTWRVIFQCSKPSVAQKAAEVFNGMAAPEFARGTVEGALCEVDPHEPPPLVVRLMLDGELAPRGEGAVWHLGVGEEGASDAGGRLQASLREHTQRLLRTRGWSRLRIVGDPAHEAPGPTT from the coding sequence ATGCTGAGCGCACATCCATCCACGACACCCGTCGAGGCAGGAGGCCTGAACCGGCCCCGGCGCCTCGCGGTGGAGGCTCTTGGCTGTGGCTTGCTGGTCGTGGCCCTGGAAGGCGCGCACCATGGCGCCGAACACCTGGGCGTGAGCGCCACGGATGGGCGGCTCTTCATGTCCCTGGCGGCGGGCGTCGTGCTCGCGTGCCTCACGTTGGTGCTTCAGCCGTTGTCGGGTGCACACTTCAATCCCGCACTGACCTTCGCGGACGCGCTCGAGGGCGGGACGCCCTGGCGGGATGTTCCCCGGTATGTGCTCGCGCAACTGGGGGGTGGGCTGGCGGGCCGGTGGGTCGCGCACCTGATGTGTGGTGAGCCGCTGCTCATCGCGACGCGGACGCCTTCGGCGAGCTCGGCGCAGTTCATCTCGGAGCTGGTCGCGACGTTCGGGCTGTTGGTCGTGGTGCGTGGGTGCGTGCGGGTCCGTCCTTCGGCGACGCACCTGGTGGTCGCGGGATATGTCGCGGCCACGGTGTGGTTCACGGACTCGCGCTCACTCGCCAATCCGGCGCTCATCCTGGCGCGCGCGGTGAGCACCCGGACGAGCGCGCTGCATCCGCTCGACGTGGAGTCCTTCGTCGCGGCGCAGATACTCGGCGCGGCGCTGGCGATGTGCCTGTTCCGCTGGCTGATGACTCCGTCCACGCAGGAGGCCACCCACCGGACCTGGAGGGTCATCTTCCAGTGCTCGAAACCCTCCGTGGCGCAGAAGGCCGCGGAGGTCTTCAACGGCATGGCCGCGCCGGAGTTCGCTCGGGGGACGGTGGAGGGCGCGCTGTGCGAGGTGGACCCGCATGAGCCGCCCCCGCTGGTCGTCCGGCTGATGTTGGACGGCGAGTTGGCGCCGCGGGGTGAAGGGGCCGTGTGGCATCTGGGCGTCGGCGAGGAGGGTGCCTCGGACGCGGGGGGGCGACTTCAAGCGTCGCTCCGGGAGCACACCCAGCGACTGCTGCGGACGCGAGGATGGTCCCGACTTCGCATCGTCGGAGACCCCGCTCACGAGGCGCCTGGCCCTACGACGTGA
- a CDS encoding DUF3185 family protein has product MGIIRLVGVMLAVAGGVVLWTGLNARESLTERASHALTGKYTENTTMHLAGGGAALAGGILLVLFGGSRKRR; this is encoded by the coding sequence TTGGGAATCATTCGACTCGTGGGAGTGATGCTCGCGGTCGCGGGCGGCGTGGTGCTGTGGACCGGGCTCAATGCCCGAGAGTCGCTGACCGAGCGTGCGAGCCACGCCCTCACCGGCAAGTACACCGAGAACACCACGATGCACCTCGCGGGCGGTGGAGCCGCACTCGCGGGCGGCATCCTCCTCGTGCTCTTCGGCGGCTCGCGCAAGCGGCGCTAG